The following proteins are encoded in a genomic region of Streptomyces collinus Tu 365:
- a CDS encoding NAD(P)/FAD-dependent oxidoreductase, giving the protein MTSADNLRAFKREGRIVIVGASLAGLRAAETLRDEGFTGSLTMIGDETCEPYDRPPLSKQVLTGWVPADGTALPRRREIDAEWLLGVPAAGLDLAANHVRLADGREIPFDRVLISTGVRARPWFVESEAALDGVFVLRTREHAEGLQRALAAGPSRVLVIGAGFTGSEIASICRERGIEVTVAELAPAPLVGALGAMIGEVASDMQRSHGVDLRCGVKVTRLEGDAQGHFRRAHFDDGTTVDADVAVVALGGIRNTEWLRGSGLAAGVWGIACDTGCRALTLDGLITDDVFVAGDVARCPNPVYEYRLISLEHWANAVEQAEVAAHNMVSPQADRWPHLTLPVFWSIQFGVNIKSVGVPTFADEVVLAQGSVADHRFVAAYGYRGRVTAAVSFDNAKWLDHYRGLIETAAPFPPPGPTPDQPLDMKPVPVDFPGPQLLAQGATVVVTGHDPGERRVTAAQQHHR; this is encoded by the coding sequence GACGAGACGTGCGAGCCCTACGACCGACCGCCGTTGTCCAAGCAGGTCCTGACCGGATGGGTGCCGGCCGACGGCACCGCACTGCCGCGCCGGCGCGAGATCGACGCGGAATGGCTGCTGGGCGTGCCCGCGGCCGGACTCGACCTGGCCGCCAACCACGTGCGCCTGGCCGACGGACGCGAGATCCCCTTCGACCGGGTCCTGATCTCCACCGGCGTACGGGCCCGGCCCTGGTTCGTCGAGAGCGAGGCGGCCCTGGACGGCGTGTTCGTCCTGCGCACCCGCGAACACGCCGAAGGTCTCCAGCGGGCCCTCGCCGCCGGACCCTCCCGCGTCCTGGTCATCGGGGCGGGCTTCACCGGCTCCGAGATCGCCTCCATCTGCCGTGAACGCGGCATCGAGGTCACCGTCGCCGAACTGGCCCCGGCCCCCCTGGTCGGAGCGCTCGGCGCCATGATCGGCGAGGTCGCCTCCGACATGCAGCGCTCCCACGGGGTGGACCTGCGCTGCGGCGTCAAGGTCACCCGGCTCGAGGGCGACGCCCAGGGGCACTTCCGCCGCGCGCACTTCGACGACGGCACCACCGTCGACGCCGACGTCGCCGTCGTGGCGCTCGGCGGCATCCGCAACACCGAGTGGCTGCGGGGCTCCGGCCTGGCCGCCGGCGTCTGGGGAATCGCCTGCGACACGGGCTGCCGCGCCCTCACCCTCGACGGCCTGATCACCGACGACGTCTTCGTCGCCGGGGACGTGGCACGCTGCCCCAACCCGGTCTACGAGTACCGGCTGATCTCCCTGGAGCACTGGGCCAACGCCGTCGAACAGGCGGAGGTCGCGGCGCACAACATGGTCAGCCCCCAGGCCGACCGCTGGCCCCACCTCACCCTGCCGGTGTTCTGGTCGATCCAGTTCGGCGTCAACATCAAGTCCGTCGGCGTCCCCACCTTCGCCGACGAAGTCGTCCTCGCCCAGGGATCGGTGGCCGACCACCGCTTCGTCGCCGCGTACGGCTACCGGGGCCGCGTCACCGCGGCGGTCAGCTTCGACAACGCCAAGTGGCTCGACCACTACCGCGGACTCATCGAGACGGCCGCGCCCTTCCCGCCGCCCGGCCCCACCCCCGACCAGCCCCTCGACATGAAGCCGGTCCCCGTCGACTTCCCCGGACCCCAACTGCTCGCCCAGGGCGCCACCGTGGTCGTCACCGGACACGACCCGGGCGAACGCCGGGTCACGGCCGCGCAGCAGCACCACCGGTAG
- a CDS encoding cytochrome P450: protein MTTTETDTLRRILDYSSRADPYPLYAELRETPVARQRDGSYVVSTYREIAGLLHDPHISSDVRNLARPMPSHAGESTPAFINLDPPEHDRLRRMAMRHFGPPHTPGLVTGMEDDLTAVVTTLIDGLEDKERIDVVDDFAYPFPVAVICHLLGVPREDEPRFHLWVDALINSIDYNPETDPKEKLENGLRARKDLREYLGGLLQRRHGKPGEDLLSRMANDDGPDGRMTDEQIVATANLLLIAGHETTVNLITNGMLTLLRHPDVLRRLREDPDLVVPLVEELLRYEPPVHIIPWRAAYSDITVAGTLIPKGAQVMLMLASGSRDPVRFHEPQRFDPDRRDNQHLGFGSGIHLCFGGPLARRETQIALTELVRRLDRPQLVTDPPPYRRSPILRGPIHLEVTQGG from the coding sequence ATGACCACGACCGAGACGGACACGCTGCGCCGGATCCTCGACTACTCCTCCCGGGCCGACCCGTACCCGCTGTACGCCGAACTGCGCGAGACACCGGTGGCCCGGCAGCGCGACGGCAGCTACGTCGTCAGCACCTACCGCGAGATCGCCGGCCTGCTGCACGACCCGCACATCAGCTCCGACGTGCGCAACCTGGCCCGTCCGATGCCCAGCCACGCGGGCGAGAGCACCCCGGCGTTCATCAACCTCGACCCGCCCGAGCACGACCGCCTGCGGCGCATGGCGATGCGCCACTTCGGCCCCCCGCACACCCCGGGCCTGGTGACCGGCATGGAGGACGACCTGACCGCCGTCGTCACCACCCTGATCGACGGCCTTGAGGACAAGGAGCGGATCGACGTCGTCGACGACTTCGCCTACCCCTTCCCCGTCGCCGTGATCTGCCACCTGCTCGGTGTGCCGCGCGAAGACGAACCGCGGTTCCACCTGTGGGTGGACGCCCTCATCAACTCGATCGACTACAACCCCGAGACCGACCCGAAGGAGAAACTGGAGAACGGGCTGCGGGCCCGCAAGGACCTGCGCGAGTACCTCGGCGGCCTGCTGCAGCGGCGCCACGGCAAGCCGGGCGAGGACCTGCTGTCGCGGATGGCCAACGACGACGGGCCGGACGGGCGGATGACCGACGAGCAGATCGTCGCCACCGCCAACCTGCTGCTGATCGCAGGCCACGAGACCACGGTCAACCTCATCACCAACGGCATGCTGACCCTGCTGCGCCACCCGGACGTGCTGCGCCGGCTGCGCGAGGACCCGGACCTGGTCGTGCCGCTGGTCGAGGAACTGCTGCGCTACGAGCCGCCCGTGCACATCATTCCCTGGCGCGCGGCCTACAGCGACATCACCGTCGCCGGCACCCTCATCCCCAAGGGCGCCCAGGTCATGCTCATGCTGGCGTCGGGCAGCCGCGACCCCGTCCGCTTCCACGAGCCGCAGCGCTTCGACCCCGACCGCCGGGACAACCAGCACCTGGGCTTCGGCAGCGGCATCCACCTCTGCTTCGGCGGTCCGCTGGCCCGCCGCGAGACCCAGATCGCCCTGACCGAACTCGTACGCCGCCTGGACCGGCCCCAGTTGGTCACCGACCCCCCGCCGTACCGCCGCAGCCCCATCCTGCGCGGCCCGATCCACCTGGAGGTCACGCAGGGTGGCTGA
- a CDS encoding HAD family hydrolase, with the protein MTPVLRATVFDLDDTLIDSGGAWSRVCAAFAARHGHRWRAEDEAALHGNGGWAPYVAGLCGGAVSGADVVASCTAAMVDECAAGRVRALPGAVELVLEAGRHGPVGVATASPRRFVLAVLKALGLAPGLSAVVCGEDVVRVKPAPDPYLRAAAELGVPPSCCLAVEDSPNGIRSAAAAGMTVLALPRGGMRLPDGVLHLPAAQAGGAAEAVPLLSRLLTPARPKAGPAPAVSGHGH; encoded by the coding sequence ATGACACCGGTGCTGCGGGCGACGGTCTTCGACCTGGACGACACACTGATCGACAGCGGCGGGGCGTGGTCGCGGGTGTGCGCCGCCTTCGCCGCCCGGCACGGGCACCGCTGGCGTGCCGAGGACGAGGCCGCGTTGCACGGCAACGGCGGCTGGGCACCGTACGTCGCGGGCCTGTGCGGTGGAGCGGTGAGCGGTGCGGACGTGGTGGCGTCCTGCACGGCCGCGATGGTGGACGAATGCGCCGCGGGGCGTGTGCGGGCGCTGCCCGGCGCGGTGGAGCTGGTTCTCGAGGCGGGGAGGCACGGGCCCGTCGGCGTGGCGACCGCCAGTCCTCGCCGCTTCGTGCTGGCGGTCCTCAAGGCGCTGGGTCTGGCGCCGGGGCTGAGCGCCGTCGTGTGCGGAGAGGACGTGGTCCGGGTCAAGCCCGCGCCGGACCCCTATCTGCGCGCCGCGGCCGAGCTGGGTGTCCCGCCGTCCTGCTGTCTGGCCGTCGAGGACTCCCCGAACGGCATCCGTTCGGCCGCGGCCGCGGGGATGACCGTCCTCGCGCTCCCCCGTGGCGGGATGCGGTTGCCGGACGGCGTCCTCCATCTGCCCGCTGCGCAGGCCGGCGGTGCGGCCGAGGCCGTGCCGCTGCTGAGCCGGCTGCTCACACCGGCCCGCCCGAAGGCCGGCCCGGCGCCGGCCGTGAGCGGGCACGGCCACTGA
- the ribB gene encoding 3,4-dihydroxy-2-butanone-4-phosphate synthase, whose translation MTSVSVPRPDAGFGTVAVAIDELRAGRPVIVVDDADRENEGDLVMAAQFATAEALGFFVRWTSGLICVPMAPEIADRLELPLMVPAASGAGATAYTVSVDAVGVGSGISAADRALTVRTLAEPGCRPDGLTRPGHVLPLRARSGGIAERRGHTEASVDLMRLAGLSPVAVISEVCEDDGSVAHADRLRAFAGEHGLTLISVQQLSEALRPRPDAASAV comes from the coding sequence GTGACGTCAGTTTCGGTGCCGCGGCCGGACGCGGGCTTCGGCACGGTGGCGGTGGCCATCGACGAGTTGCGGGCAGGGCGCCCCGTGATCGTGGTGGACGACGCGGATCGGGAGAACGAGGGCGACCTCGTCATGGCGGCGCAGTTCGCGACCGCCGAGGCCCTGGGGTTCTTCGTGCGCTGGACGAGTGGCCTGATCTGTGTGCCCATGGCGCCCGAGATCGCCGACCGGCTGGAGCTGCCGCTGATGGTGCCCGCCGCCTCGGGGGCCGGGGCGACCGCGTACACCGTTTCCGTGGACGCGGTCGGTGTCGGCTCCGGCATCTCCGCCGCGGACCGGGCGCTGACCGTGCGGACGCTGGCGGAACCCGGCTGCCGCCCCGACGGGCTGACGCGCCCGGGGCACGTGCTTCCGCTGCGCGCCCGGTCCGGAGGGATCGCGGAGCGCCGTGGGCACACGGAGGCGAGCGTCGACCTCATGCGTCTCGCGGGGCTGTCGCCGGTCGCGGTGATCAGCGAGGTCTGCGAGGACGACGGTTCCGTCGCCCATGCCGACCGGCTGCGTGCGTTCGCCGGAGAACACGGCTTGACGCTGATCTCGGTCCAGCAGCTCTCGGAGGCGCTGCGCCCGCGCCCGGACGCGGCGTCGGCGGTATGA
- a CDS encoding DUF5996 family protein, which produces MPLAEWRDTKETLHRFEQIVGKIRLAASARRNHWWNVPFHVTGRGITTRPMGQLDGNPIFTIDFDFVDHWLVVATLDGEERSFPLTGRSVASFHDATLAALGALGVRVDIAVPRPFDLPDTGRPFAQDTEHATYDPEAANRYWRVLSQVASVLEEFAAGYSGKTSPVHHFWHTFDIAHTRFSGRRIDQPQADPVTREAYSREVISFGFWFGDDTFAEPAFYSYTAPEPAGLAGEPLSPASARWIARGDSHLAVLRYDAARAETDPRAAVLAFYESAYRAGARRAGWDIETLACPGGITDTVRRS; this is translated from the coding sequence ATGCCGTTGGCGGAGTGGCGGGACACCAAGGAGACCCTGCACCGCTTCGAACAGATCGTCGGCAAGATCCGCCTGGCCGCGAGCGCCCGGCGCAACCACTGGTGGAACGTCCCGTTCCATGTCACGGGGCGGGGCATCACCACGCGTCCGATGGGCCAGCTCGACGGGAATCCGATCTTCACGATCGACTTCGACTTCGTCGACCACTGGCTCGTCGTCGCGACGCTTGACGGCGAGGAGCGGTCCTTCCCGCTCACGGGCCGGTCCGTCGCGTCCTTCCACGACGCGACCCTGGCCGCTCTGGGCGCGCTGGGCGTCCGGGTGGACATCGCCGTTCCCAGGCCCTTCGACCTGCCCGACACCGGCCGGCCGTTCGCCCAGGACACCGAGCACGCGACCTACGACCCCGAGGCCGCCAACCGCTACTGGCGGGTCCTGAGCCAGGTGGCGTCCGTGCTGGAGGAGTTCGCGGCGGGCTACTCGGGAAAGACCAGCCCGGTGCACCACTTCTGGCACACCTTCGACATCGCCCACACCCGGTTCTCCGGGCGACGGATCGACCAGCCCCAGGCCGACCCCGTCACCCGGGAGGCGTACTCCAGGGAAGTGATCAGCTTCGGCTTCTGGTTCGGCGACGACACCTTCGCCGAGCCCGCCTTCTACTCCTACACCGCCCCCGAGCCCGCCGGCCTGGCCGGAGAGCCGCTCAGCCCGGCGTCCGCGCGCTGGATCGCGCGCGGCGACAGCCACCTGGCCGTACTGCGCTACGACGCGGCCCGCGCCGAGACCGATCCCCGTGCGGCCGTCCTCGCCTTCTACGAGAGCGCCTACCGGGCCGGGGCCCGACGCGCCGGATGGGACATCGAGACGCTCGCGTGCCCCGGAGGCATCACGGACACGGTCCGGCGGTCCTGA
- a CDS encoding TIGR03960 family B12-binding radical SAM protein, producing MPVESVFPQLEALLPHVQKPIQYVGGELNSTVKDWDECDVRWALMYPDAYEVGLPNQGVMILYEVLNEREGVLAERTYSVWPDLEALMREHRVPQFTVDGHRPVKAFDVFGLSFSTELGYTNMLTALDLAGIPLESKDRTVDDPIVLAGGHAAFNPEPIADFIDAAIIGDGEQAVLDMTRIIREWKAEGRPGGREEVLLRLAKTGAVYIPAFYDVEYLADGRIARVVPNRSGVPWRVSKHTVMDLDEWPYPKQPLVPLAETVHERMSVEIFRGCTRGCRFCQAGMITRPVRERSITGIGEMVDKGLKATGFEEVGLLSLSSADHSEIGDIAKGLADRYEEDKIGLSLPSTRVDAFNVDLANELTRNGRRSGLTFAPEGGSERMRKVINKMVSEEDLIRTVSTAYGNGWRQVKLYFMCGLPTETDDDVLQIADMATHVIQKGREVSGSNDIRCTVSIGGFVPKPHTPFQWAPQLSAEETDARLAKLRDKIRGDKKYGRSIGFRYHDGKPGIVEGLLSRGDRRIGAVIRAVYDDGGRFDGWREHFSYDRWMQCADKALADFGVDVDWYTTRERTYEEVLPWDHLDSGLDKDWLWEDWQDALDETEVEDCRWTPCFDCGVCPQMDTSIQIGPTGKKLLPLTVKNAGPAPASSGHTH from the coding sequence ATGCCTGTCGAGTCGGTTTTCCCGCAGCTCGAAGCTCTGCTCCCCCACGTGCAGAAGCCGATCCAGTACGTCGGCGGTGAGCTCAACTCCACCGTCAAGGACTGGGACGAGTGCGACGTCCGCTGGGCGCTCATGTACCCGGACGCCTACGAGGTCGGTCTGCCCAACCAGGGCGTCATGATCCTCTACGAGGTACTCAACGAGCGGGAGGGCGTCCTCGCCGAGCGCACGTACAGCGTGTGGCCGGACCTGGAGGCGCTGATGCGCGAGCACCGCGTCCCGCAGTTCACGGTGGACGGCCACCGCCCGGTGAAGGCCTTCGACGTGTTCGGCCTGTCCTTCTCCACGGAGCTGGGCTACACCAACATGCTCACGGCCCTGGACCTCGCGGGCATCCCGCTGGAGTCCAAGGACCGCACCGTCGACGACCCGATCGTCCTGGCCGGCGGCCACGCGGCCTTCAACCCGGAGCCGATCGCCGACTTCATCGACGCCGCGATCATCGGCGACGGCGAGCAGGCCGTGCTCGACATGACGCGGATCATCCGCGAGTGGAAGGCGGAGGGCCGCCCCGGCGGCCGCGAGGAGGTCCTGCTCCGCCTGGCCAAGACCGGCGCGGTGTACATCCCGGCGTTCTACGACGTCGAGTACCTGGCCGACGGCCGGATCGCCCGCGTCGTCCCCAACCGGTCCGGTGTCCCGTGGCGCGTCTCCAAGCACACGGTCATGGACCTGGACGAGTGGCCCTACCCCAAGCAGCCCCTGGTCCCGCTCGCCGAGACGGTCCACGAGCGCATGTCGGTCGAGATCTTCCGCGGCTGCACCCGCGGCTGCCGCTTCTGCCAGGCGGGCATGATCACCCGTCCGGTGCGCGAGCGTTCGATCACCGGCATCGGTGAGATGGTCGACAAGGGTCTGAAGGCCACCGGCTTCGAGGAGGTGGGCCTGCTCTCCCTCTCCTCCGCCGACCACTCGGAGATCGGCGACATCGCCAAGGGCCTGGCGGACCGCTACGAGGAAGACAAGATCGGCCTCTCGCTGCCCTCCACCCGCGTCGACGCCTTCAACGTCGACCTGGCCAACGAGCTGACCCGCAACGGCCGCCGCTCCGGTCTGACCTTCGCCCCCGAGGGCGGCTCCGAGCGCATGCGCAAGGTCATCAACAAGATGGTCTCCGAAGAGGACCTGATCCGGACGGTCTCGACCGCCTACGGCAACGGCTGGCGCCAGGTGAAGCTGTACTTCATGTGCGGCCTGCCGACCGAGACCGACGACGACGTCCTGCAGATCGCCGACATGGCGACCCACGTCATCCAGAAGGGCCGCGAGGTCTCGGGCTCGAACGACATCCGCTGCACGGTCTCCATCGGCGGTTTCGTGCCCAAGCCCCACACCCCCTTCCAGTGGGCGCCCCAGCTCTCCGCCGAGGAGACGGACGCCCGCCTGGCCAAGCTGCGGGACAAGATCCGCGGCGACAAGAAGTACGGCCGCTCCATCGGCTTCCGCTACCACGACGGCAAGCCCGGCATCGTCGAGGGCCTGCTCTCCCGCGGCGACCGCCGCATCGGCGCGGTCATCCGCGCGGTCTACGACGACGGCGGCCGCTTCGACGGCTGGCGCGAGCACTTCTCGTACGACCGCTGGATGCAGTGCGCCGACAAGGCCCTCGCCGACTTCGGCGTGGACGTCGACTGGTACACCACCCGCGAGCGGACCTACGAAGAGGTCCTCCCGTGGGACCACCTCGACTCGGGCCTGGACAAGGACTGGCTCTGGGAGGACTGGCAGGACGCCCTCGACGAGACCGAGGTCGAGGACTGCCGCTGGACGCCGTGCTTCGACTGCGGGGTGTGTCCTCAGATGGACACGTCCATCCAGATCGGCCCCACGGGCAAGAAGCTGCTGCCTCTGACCGTCAAGAACGCGGGTCCGGCGCCGGCTTCCAGTGGTCACACGCATTGA
- a CDS encoding CYTH and CHAD domain-containing protein gives MADAKREIERKYESDDSGLPDLTGVGKVADVLDKGVTELDATYYDTADERLAAAALTLRRRTGGSDAGWHLKVPVAPGVRDEIRAPLSDTVPEEIAALVRSRVRTADLIPVVRLRSARDVRHLVDADGALLAEASVDAVTAERLNRAGGTAQWTEIEVELADDGDPAFLDKVDKRLRKAGVRPSKAPSKLARALEQTGGTPTHRHTRAHPVTAGDHVLAYLREQRETLLECDPAVRRDLPDSVHRMRVATRRMRSTFRTFGRILDPTATTPLAAELKWLGAELGADRDQEVLADRLTTALDALPPALVLGPVRHRVTTWARTRHGSTRGHLIAILDSARYLALLDGLDALLADPPLRPKAAAKPEKALAKAVRKDFAKVSRLITAALDLPPGEQRDLALHDARKKAKRTRYAAEAAIPALGGSARSLAKSMKSLTSLLGDHQDSVMARHTLRELSAVAHAAGESAFTYGLLHGREEARAEAVERELPGLWREITSGGSV, from the coding sequence ATGGCGGACGCGAAACGCGAGATCGAGCGCAAGTACGAATCCGACGACAGTGGTCTGCCCGACCTGACGGGCGTCGGCAAGGTCGCCGACGTCCTCGACAAGGGCGTGACCGAACTGGACGCCACCTACTACGACACCGCCGACGAACGCCTGGCCGCCGCGGCACTCACCCTGCGCCGCCGCACCGGCGGCAGCGACGCCGGCTGGCACCTGAAGGTCCCGGTCGCCCCCGGCGTACGCGACGAGATCAGAGCGCCCCTCTCCGACACCGTCCCCGAGGAGATCGCCGCCCTCGTCCGCTCCCGCGTCCGCACCGCCGACCTGATCCCCGTGGTCCGGCTCCGCTCCGCCCGCGACGTACGCCACCTGGTCGACGCCGACGGAGCCCTGCTGGCCGAGGCCAGCGTCGACGCGGTGACCGCCGAGCGGCTCAACCGGGCCGGCGGCACCGCCCAGTGGACCGAGATCGAGGTCGAACTCGCCGACGACGGCGACCCGGCCTTCCTCGACAAGGTTGACAAACGCCTGCGCAAGGCCGGCGTACGGCCGTCGAAGGCACCCTCCAAACTGGCCCGGGCACTCGAACAGACCGGCGGCACCCCCACCCACCGCCACACCCGCGCCCACCCCGTGACCGCCGGCGACCACGTCCTCGCCTACCTGCGCGAACAGCGCGAGACCCTGCTCGAATGCGACCCCGCCGTCCGGCGCGACCTGCCCGACTCCGTCCACCGCATGCGCGTGGCCACCCGCCGGATGCGCAGCACCTTCCGCACCTTCGGCCGCATCCTCGACCCCACAGCCACCACCCCCCTCGCCGCCGAGCTGAAATGGCTCGGCGCCGAGCTCGGCGCCGACCGCGACCAAGAGGTCCTCGCCGACCGCCTCACCACCGCCCTCGACGCCCTCCCGCCCGCCCTCGTCCTCGGACCCGTCCGCCACCGCGTCACCACCTGGGCGCGCACCCGGCACGGCAGCACCCGCGGCCACCTGATCGCCATCCTCGACTCCGCCCGCTACCTCGCCCTCCTCGACGGCCTCGACGCCCTGCTCGCCGACCCGCCGCTGCGCCCGAAGGCCGCTGCGAAACCCGAAAAGGCCCTCGCCAAGGCCGTACGCAAGGACTTCGCCAAGGTCTCCCGGCTGATCACCGCCGCGCTCGACCTGCCACCGGGCGAGCAGCGCGACCTCGCCCTGCACGACGCCCGCAAGAAGGCCAAGCGCACCCGCTACGCGGCCGAGGCCGCCATCCCCGCCCTCGGCGGCTCCGCCCGCTCCCTGGCCAAGTCCATGAAGTCCCTCACCAGCCTCCTCGGCGACCACCAGGACAGCGTCATGGCACGCCACACCCTGCGCGAGCTGTCCGCCGTGGCCCACGCGGCGGGGGAGAGCGCCTTCACCTACGGGCTGCTCCACGGCCGTGAGGAGGCGCGGGCGGAGGCGGTGGAGAGGGAGCTGCCGGGGCTCTGGCGGGAGATCACCTCCGGGGGGTCCGTCTGA
- the rodA gene encoding rod shape-determining protein RodA has product MTGNSFSVSGYGPERAGWTRVFARDSLARRLDWPMLLAAIALSLLGSLLVYSATRNRTEINQGDPYYFLLRHLMNTGIGLALMIGTVWLGHRALRNAVPILYGLSVFGILAVLTPLGSTVNGAHSWIVLGGGFSLQPSEFVKITIILGMAMLLSARVDAGDKKYPDHRTVLQALGLAAVPILIVLLMPDLGSVMVMVIIILGVLLASGASNRWVFGLIGAGALGAIAVWQLHILDAYQINRFAAFANPDLDPAGVGYNTNQARIAIGSGGLTGAGLFHGSQTTGQFVPEQQTDFVYTVAGEELGFVGAGLIIVLLGVVLWRACRIARDSTELYGTVVAAGIVAWFAFQAFENIGMTLGIMPVTGLPLPFVSYGGSSMFAVWVAVGLLQSIKVQRPMSA; this is encoded by the coding sequence ATGACCGGCAACAGCTTCTCCGTCTCCGGCTACGGCCCCGAACGGGCCGGCTGGACCAGGGTCTTCGCCCGCGACTCCCTGGCCCGCCGGCTCGACTGGCCGATGCTCCTCGCCGCGATCGCCCTGTCCCTGCTGGGCTCGCTGCTCGTGTACTCGGCGACCCGCAACCGCACCGAGATCAACCAGGGCGACCCCTACTACTTCCTGCTCCGCCACCTCATGAACACCGGCATCGGGCTCGCCCTGATGATCGGCACGGTCTGGCTCGGCCACCGCGCCCTGCGCAACGCCGTACCGATCCTCTACGGCCTGTCCGTCTTCGGCATCCTCGCCGTGCTCACGCCGCTCGGCTCCACCGTCAACGGCGCGCACTCCTGGATCGTGCTCGGCGGCGGCTTCTCGCTGCAGCCCTCCGAGTTCGTCAAGATCACGATCATCCTGGGCATGGCCATGCTGCTGTCCGCCCGGGTCGACGCCGGCGACAAGAAGTACCCCGACCACCGCACGGTCCTGCAGGCCCTCGGCCTGGCCGCCGTACCCATCCTGATCGTGCTGCTCATGCCCGACCTCGGATCGGTCATGGTCATGGTCATCATCATCCTGGGCGTGCTGCTCGCCTCCGGCGCCTCCAACCGCTGGGTCTTCGGCCTCATCGGCGCCGGCGCCCTCGGCGCCATCGCCGTCTGGCAGCTGCACATCCTGGACGCCTACCAGATCAACCGCTTCGCCGCCTTCGCCAACCCCGACCTGGACCCGGCCGGCGTCGGCTACAACACCAACCAGGCCCGCATCGCCATCGGCTCCGGCGGCCTCACCGGCGCGGGCCTCTTCCACGGCTCCCAGACCACCGGCCAGTTCGTCCCCGAACAGCAGACGGACTTCGTCTACACGGTCGCGGGGGAGGAGCTCGGCTTCGTCGGCGCCGGCCTGATCATCGTGCTGCTCGGCGTGGTCCTGTGGCGCGCCTGCCGCATCGCCCGCGACTCGACCGAGCTGTACGGCACCGTCGTCGCCGCCGGCATCGTCGCCTGGTTCGCCTTCCAGGCGTTCGAGAACATCGGCATGACCCTCGGAATCATGCCGGTCACCGGCCTGCCCCTGCCGTTCGTGTCCTACGGCGGCTCGTCGATGTTCGCCGTCTGGGTGGCCGTGGGCCTCCTGCAGTCGATCAAGGTGCAGCGGCCGATGTCCGCCTGA